The following coding sequences are from one Triticum aestivum cultivar Chinese Spring chromosome 5A, IWGSC CS RefSeq v2.1, whole genome shotgun sequence window:
- the LOC123106806 gene encoding transcription repressor OFP13-like yields MGKKGALTSIFSRSSSLASDSSTAAVIPWPWPSCRDPQTDSFRAAEEPCATAAGGSRCGPVAARHRKLVGAPAEMYKTVNSVYIDPDDGESFSCLSAEEEETVVVEDDGFSTPEDEWSEAVIRSLSRTTSSTGRFFFDQGPATNSILSAAAASTTGSTPPEEENDKPAALSKNGKPGDGGKSLVVEESVAVPMDSADPYGDFLSSMEEMVAAHELRGWDALEELLVWYLRVNAKHHHPLIVSAFVDLLVRLTTSATASTSTTTMTMTSSSSTSSSSSGTSSTSTTSSSTSTSTGGDGVVVSATSATGQCDGGNEASASCSSSSSCAPRDDDEASRGED; encoded by the coding sequence ATGGGCAAGAAAGGTGCCCTCACCTCCATCTTCTCCAGGTCCTCCAGCCTCGCTAGCGACTCGTCCACGGCGGCCGTGATACCCTGGCCGTGGCCATCCTGCCGGGACCCGCAGACCGACTCCTTCCGTGCCGCCGAGGAGCCCTGCGCCACGGCTGCTGGTGGCAGCAGGTGCGGCCCTGTCGCCGCGAGGCACCGCAAGCTGGTGGGTGCCCCCGCCGAGATGTACAAGACGGTCAACTCGGTCTACATCGACCCCGACGACGGCGAGTCATTCTCTTGCCTTAGCGCGGAGGAGGAGGAAACGGTTGTGGTGGAGGACGACGGCTTCTCGACGCCCGAGGATGAGTGGTCGGAGGCTGTGATCCGCAGCCTCAGCCGGACGACCTCGTCCACCGGTCGCTTCTTCTTCGACCAGGGGCCAGCGACCAACTCCATCCTGTCCGCGGCGGCGGCCTCGACAACCGGCAGTACACCACCGGAGGAGGAGAACGACAAGCCGGCGGCGCTGTCCAAGAACGGGAAGCCAGGAGATGGTGGCAAGTCGCTGGTGGTGGAGGAGAGCGTGGCGGTGCCAATGGACTCGGCGGACCCGTACGGCGACTTCCTGTCGTCCATGGAGGAGATGGTGGCCGCGCACGAGCTGCGCGGCTGGGacgcgctggaggagctgctggtaTGGTACCTGCGGGTGAACGCCAAGCACCACCACCCGCTCATCGTCAGCGCCTTCGTCGACCTGCTCGTCCGCCTCACCACCAGCGCCACGGCAAGCACCTCGACGACGACAATGACGATGACGTCGAGTAGTAGCACCAGCAGCTCGAGCAGCGGCACGAGCAGCACGAGTACTACTAGTAGCAGCACGAGCACGAGTACTGGTGGCGATGGTGTGGTTGTTAGTGCTACATCAGCAACGGGACAATGCGACGGCGGGAATGAAGCTTCTGCGTCTTGCTCGTCGTCTTCTTCGTGCGCCCCGCGTGACGACGACGAGGCCAGTCGTGGGGAAGACTAG